From the genome of Methanocalculus alkaliphilus:
TATCACCTGCATGGTAGATCGTCATGCCATCCATCGTGATGATATATCCGGCGGCCGGCCCACCATAGTATCCGGAGCCGGCATCTTCGATCCATGATGAATGGAGGGCAGGAACCATCACAATGCGAACTCCGTCGATCTCAACTCCACCGCCGATATTCAGCGCCTCTGTTGGAATTCCTTTCTCTGCAAGATATTTTGCCAGCTCATTGGGTGCAACCGTCGGTTTTCCAAGACTGACCGTCTGGCCAAGGTGATCTGCATGGGCATGGGTCACACAGATAATATCGGCATCCGGTGCCGGCTCTCCGGAGGGGATGAACGGGTCGATGAGAACCCTGCGGGTTCCCTCACAAAGGATACATGCATGTCCAAGATAGGTCAGGTACATGCATTCAGATGAGGGGGGTGACGAAAAAAAGGTTAGGTGAGATCGGCCATCTCAGCCTCAGTTGTATCGATGGCATCGCCAAGGCTGTCCCTGGTGACACCAAGTGTCATCTGCTCGGTCAGATCGCGATCCTCCATGACATCTCGGATTCTTTCGAGATAGGGATCAAGGGTTGTATCCTTCTGTTCATCGATCACGTGCCGGTACTCCCTGAGTGTTGAAGGGCTGATGCCGAGCTTCTCTGAGACCTCCTTCATCGTGATCCCTGATGCAACAAGCTCCTCAAGGTGGGCCGGATCAAACGGCATCTTAAAATCGAGATCACGGAAGAGCTTCAGCCGGACACGGGCCCGTGCAACCGTCTTTGAGAGCTTCTCATCGCCGAGGCTTCGTGCAATCTCCGTATCATTCTTCCCGGCATGATAGAGGGCGATAAGACGCGCGAGCTGAATCGGCTCAAGACGTGTCTTGAAATGGCCCGCCTCCAGAATCTCTCTCATGATAAGGGCGATCTCTCGTTCAACTGCGTCCTGATCCCGAAGGGTTCCGTGGATCTTCTTCATCGGCTCAACAATCGTTGTTTTATTGGTGATATCGGCGAAGAGCTTGAGAAGATCTTTCTGTTTACTGCTGGTAGCCATGTGGTAACGACCTGTTGTATCGGTATTCACATCTCATCGGGCTCACAGGTTAAATAGTTTGCTGGTTATTTGAAATGGCAATCATATCAAATACGGTGTCATCCAATAGATGAGGAAGAGTCGTGATATCAATGGTGGATATATATGAGAAGGTGATCGATCTTGCACGTCGCCGGGGTTTTGTCTGGCCGTCGGGAGAGATTTATGGGTCTGTTGCCGGCTTCATCGACTATGGTCCCCTCGGAGCGATGATGAAGAGGCGGATCGAAGATGTCTGGCGTGAATTTTACATCATCATGGAAGGGTACTATGAGATTGAGTGCCCGACCGTCGGTATTGAGCCTATCTATCTTGCATCTGGCCATGTCAAGGGATTCTCAGATAAGATGTTCCAGTGCCCCCACTGCCGTGACTTCTTCCGGGCAGATCATGTCGCAGAGGAATACGAGATACGAAATGCCTCATCACTGAGCAAAGAGCAGCTGACGCAGAAACTCGAGGGGAAGAGCTGTGTCTCATGTAAAAAACCGCTCGTTGATATCGAGGTCTTTTCATTCAACCTGATGTTTACCACCTCGATTGGTCCCGGAGGAAGCCGGACAGGGTATCTCCGTCCCGAGACGGCACAGGGGATCTTCACGGATTTTGGGCGTCTCCTCAGATTCTACCGCGACTCACTCCCATTCGGAGCTGTTCAGATTGGGCGATCCTATCGAAACGAGATATCACCCCGGCAGGGGATGATCCGGCTCAGGGAATTTACCCAGGCTGAAGCAGAGATCTTTGTCCATCCCGAGGAGAAGGATCATCCGAACTTCGATCGGTATGCAGACTATGAGATGCCGCTCTATGGGATGGATCACCAGGTGGAACGCCTTGATCCGGTCAGTGTCACAATGCGTGAAGCTGTCGAGTGCGGCCTCGTGGCAAATGAGTACGTCGCCTACTATCTCGCATTGACCCATGACTTTATGGTCAGGATCGGCGTCGATAGGGAGAAGCTCAGATTCCGCCAGCACCTCCCTGATGAGCGGGCCCATTATGCGGCAGACTGCTGGGATGCCGAGTATCTCTCTGCCCGGTTTGGCTGGGTCGAGGCGGTCGGGATTGCTGATCGGACAGACTATGATCTCTCTGCCCATGCGAAGGTGAGCGGTGAGAAGATGACCGTCTTCATCCAGTATCCGGAACCCCGAATGGAGAGGAGGGTTGCAGTGGTTCCGAAGATGGGGCTTCTTGGACCAAGGTTTAAAGGACGGGCCAAGGAGGTCAGTGAGAAGATTGCCGCCGGAATACCCGGGGATGATGGTCTGCGGATCACTCTGGATGAGGAGATTATCCAGATCGATCCCGAACTCTATGATGTCCGCGACGAAGAGGTCCTCGTCCGTGGTGAAGAGGTCAGGCCGCACGTCATCGAGCCATCCTATGGTATTGACCGGATCCTCTATGCTGTGCTTGAGCATTCTTTCTACCAGGACGAGGTTGAGGGGGAGGCACGGAGCGTCCTCCGGCTTCCTCCGTCGATTGCCCCGATTCAGGTGGCGGTATTTCCGCTGATGACCCGCGACGGCCTTGATACCATCGCCCGACAGATAACCGATGCAATCAAAACAGAAGGCATCCTCGCAGAATATGATGACTCCGGAGCAATCGGACGGCGCTACCGGAGGCAGGATGAGATCGGGACACCATTTGCCATCACCGTTGACTATGAGTCAAAAGAGGATGGCACGGTGACACTCCGGGACCGTGACAGCATGCAGCAGATCCGGATCCCGATCCAGGAAATTCCTGTCACTGTCCGGCGTCTGGTACGTGGGGAGATGACCTTCCCCGCACCCTGATTTTTCTATCGATGAAGACGATCCAGCACCCTCTCATCAAACCAGGGACGGTCGAGTCACGGCAGTACCAGCTTGCCATCGCGATGCAGGCACTCGAGGAGAATACGCTGGTTGTCCTTCCGACCGGTCTTGGCAAGACCGTCGTCGCCCTCCTCGTCGCCGCCTCACGCCTCCTGAATACCGATGGGAAGGTTCTCCTCCTTGCCCCGACAAAACCGCTTGTGGATCAGCACCTGCGGTTCTTTCAAAATGCCCTTGCCCTTCAGGAGACGGAGAATGATGCCTGTGTCAGCTTCACCGGGGATACAAAACCGGAGAAGCGTGCTGACATATTCAGGCGATGCCGAATCTGCTGTGCAACACCACAGGTGATCAAAAATGATGTCATCTCCGGGAGGTACTCTCTCTCGGACGTCTCTCTTCTCATCGTTGATGAGTGCCACCGTACAACCGGTGAGTATGCATATACCTATCTTGCAGAGGAGTATATGCAGACCGGAAGAGATCCCCTCATCCTTGGGATGACTGCATCCCCCGGGAGTGACAGGGCACGGGTTGCTGAGATCTGTACGCATCTTGGGATCACGAGAGTTGAGACACGGGATGAGAATGATGCCGATGTCATCCCGTATATCCACGAACGGACGGTGGAGTATATCGCGGTACCTCTCCCCGAACCCCTCAGACAGGTGGTGACCCTCATTGAAGGGATGATCGATACCCGTCTGGGGACGCTCACCGGGCTGAATTACTCCCTCCCTCGCAGGCAGAATCTCTCGATGAAGGCCCTCAACCAGCTCAATGCCACAATTCAGGAGCGGATCGCTGCCGGTGATCCGACCGCATACCAGGCAGCGTCCCTCTCTGCTGAGATTATGAAACTGCGGCATGCCGTCATCCTCGCCGAGTCACAGGGATCAACCGCACTCCGCTCCTATATCGGGAAGCTCGACTCGGAAGGGCGGTCAAAGAAGGGGAGCAGGGCGAGCCAGCGGATGATACAGGATCACAGATTCTCCGAGGTGATGCGGATCGTCTCCGGCTTCACCGGTGAACTCCATCCAAAGGCCGGGATCACCGCAGATATCATTCATGATCTCCTCCTTAATGAGTCGGAGAGCAGGTCTATCGTCTTTGCCAGCTACCGTGATACCGTCACGATGCTCGTCAACTATCTCTCAGATGAGGGGATCACGGCCTGCCGGTTCGTTGGCCAGGCATCACGGGCTGAGGAGAAGGGGCTCTCGCAGAAGAAGCAGATTGAGGCGATCCACAGGTTCCGTGAGGGGGAGTACCCGGTCCTTGTTGCCACCTCAATCGGAGAGGAGGGTCTTGACATCCCATCCACCGATCTTGTCATCTTTTATGAGGCGGTACCATCCGAGATCAGGAGTATCCAGCGGAAGGGGAGGACCGGGAGGAGCAGTGCAGGGCGGATTATCGTTCTTGTCACCAAAGGGACCTCAGATGAAGCGAACCGGTGGGTGAGCAACCGGAAGGAGAAGGCGATGGCAAGCGGGGTGAAAAGACTCAGGGATAGAACAAGGCAGGAGTCCGAACAGACGACACTTTTTGATGAAAAGGTGGATCCGGGGGAGGGATCTACTCTCCCCGGAGAATCCGAATCGACTCAGCCCCTTCCCTGATCGTCTGCATATAGATGAGACACCGGGAGGGATCCGGTTCTGCTGCCATCCGCTGACAGAGGATGCTGATCGAGGACGTTATCGCCTCCTCTGCCGATGACGGCCGGGTTGTCCGGGGAACCGGGGGTTTTGCAATCTCCTCAATCACCGGCTCTTTATAATCGTTTTTCTCTTCCTGCAGGGGCGCAGGCGGGAGATCCTCATTATCTTCACTTTGGGGGGTGTTTGCGCAGAGGACGCAGAGCCGTTCGCCTTTGTACTCAAAGAGAGGTGCATGGCAGACCGGACAGGTCTTCGCAAGCATCTTTGCACCCTTCAAAAGGTAATCTGCCATAATTTCGTCAATTTCTGCCATCTGAACCGGAGTACTATGGTGCAGAAGAGATAAAGAATCATCTGATGAGTGATGAAACTATATAAACCTATGAGGGGAATAGTAGAGGGCAATATGGAGGGCTTTCATTGGTACCAACAGACAATACAATACGAAATTGTGTACAGATTTTGCAGATGATGACGGAGGATAATACCATTCCGAGGAATATCCGCAGGATTGCAGATGAGACCCGGCTTATTCTTCTGAATGAATCAGATGCTCCCGGACTCAGGGCTGCAACAGCAATCTCCAAGATCGACGAGGTCAGCAATGATCCAAACATGCCGGTGCATGCACGGACCCGTATCTGGGAGCTCGTCTCACAGCTTGAATCAATACCACTCGACTAACTTTTTTTCAGGGGATGATCGTCATGACGATCATCCTTTCCCGTGACTGACGGATATCCAGCTCGACAAGGATCGCCTGCTGCCATGTTCCAAGGAGGAGTTTTCCTTCTGAAACAGGAATAGAGAGCGAGGGGCCGAGGATGGCTGCCCGGACATGGGATCTCCCGTTTCCATCGCCCCACCTGGCATCATGGGCATACTGAGCACTGACCGGCGCGATCCGCCCAAGGGCATCACGGAGATCCGCGAGGGCACCGGGTTCATACTCAATCGTCGTCAGGGCAGCGGTCGATCCGATGACAAAGAGGTGAAGGACCCCGGTCTGGATGCCGCTTGTACACACGGCATCAGAAAGAGCAGCGGTGATATTGATGATATCTCCTTCACCGGAGGTCCTGATCTGTATCCGGGTCTGGTACATGGGAGAGGGATATACCCTCCCATACATCTATTCTTTCTGGTCGTCGTCGGGTTCGTCACCCAACTCTTCCTCACCTTCAGGAGGGAGCATGTCTGCGGTGATGGTCGCAAAGCCTGTCACCCGGTCGCCATCCTCAAGCCGGATAATCCGGACACCTCGTGTGCTCCGCTTCTGAATGGTGATTCCGTCGACCGGGGTTCTGATAACGATCCCTGATGCGGTCATCACGATGATCTCATCAGCATCTGCGACTGAACGTGAGGCGACCACCATTCCGGAACGGGTGTCGGTGACGATGTTCCGGACACCAAGGGTTCCACGTCCATGTCCACGGAACTCTTCAAACTCTGTCCTCTTCCCATATCCCTTCTCGGTGATCGTCAGGAGATGGTCATAGTCAACGACGGTAACCGCCTGGAGCTGGTCGCCATGACGGAGTGATATCCCCTTGACCCCCATCGCGCCTCTGCCGACTGCCCGGACCGTCTCTTCATGGAACCGCAGGCTCTGACCATGCCGGGTCGTCAGGATAAGTTCGCGCCCCCCGTCGGTCCATTTGACATCGACGAGTTCATCCCCCTCCCTGAGCTTGATTGCGTTTATTCCGGACTGTCTTGGGTTCTTAAACTGATCAAGAGCGATCTTGACGACGGTTCCATTCCTCGTTGCAAAGAAGAGGAAATGATCGCTTCTGAAGCTGGAGATCGGGATAACCGTCTGTATCGTCTCGTTGTTCAGTTCGAGGAGGTTGACGATTGCCTTGCCGCGTGATGTCCGTGATCCCTCGGGGATATCATAGACTTTCAGCCAGTACGCCTTCCCTTTATCAGAGAAGCAGAGGAGATAGTCATGGGTTGACGCAACGAAGACGGAGGCGATACAGTCTTCTTCCTTCGTTGACATCCCGATGATGCCACGGCCACCTCTCCGCTGCTGGCGGTAGGTCTCAAGGGGCATTCTCTTGATGTAGTTCTGTTCGGTGAGTGCGACGAAGACCTGCTTCTCTTCGATGAGTGCTTCCTTATCAAGGAATTCCGCACTCTCGGCAATCTCCGTCCGGCGCGGATCAGAGAACTGCTCACGGATTGAGGCTGTCTCTTCCTTTACCACCCTTAGAATGTTCGCCTCGCTTGAGAGGAGCTCAAGAAGTCGGGCAATCTCTGCTTCAAGCGCCTTCTTCTCATCCTCGATCTTCTGCCGTTCAAGTGCCGCCAGCCTGCGGAGCTGCATCTTCAGGATGGCGTCTGCCTGTATCTCATCGAGGGAGAATCGGTCGATGAGGGCAAGACTCGCCTGTTCAACGGATGGCGATGCCCTGATGGTTGCGATCACCTCATCGATCCGATCCAGGGCGATCAGAAGGCCGGTAAGAATATGGTTCCGGTCACGTGCCTTCTTCAGCTCAAACTCGGACCGCCGCCTGATCACCTCGACACGGTGGGCAAGGAAGTGGCGGAGGAGATCGGTGATTGGCAGAACTTTCGGCTGCCCATCGACGATTGCAAGGTTGATGACACCGAAGGTCGTCTGGAGATGCGTATGTTTGTACAGCAGATTCAGGATGACATCTGCGTTGATCCCCTTCTTGAGATCGATGACGATCCGGATGCCTTCCTTGTCTGACTCGTCACGGAGATCGCTGATTCCTTCGATCTTCTTCTCACGGACGAGCTCTGCTATGTGCTCGATGAGTCGTGCCTTATTGACCTGGTAGGGGATCTCTGTGATGATGATATGCTGTGTTTCACGTCTCCCAATCTCTATCTCCGCGACACCACGGACGATAATCCGTCCATATCCTGTTGTATAGGCGTTGACGATACCGTCCCTTCCCATGATCTGCCCGCCGGTCGGGAAATCCGGGCCCGGGAGGATCGAGAGGATCTCATTGAGCGGAAGGCTGCTATCCTCGATGAACCGTTCAACAAGGGTACAGACCTCGCCGAGATTGTGAGGGGGCATGTTTGTCGCCATCCCGACTGCGATCCCGCTCGTCCCGTTGACGAGGAGGTTTGGAACCCGTGACGGGAGAACAACAGGCTCTGTCGTTGAACCATCGAAGTTCGGCGTAAAATCAACGGTCTGCTTCTCGATATCGATGAGGAGCGACTCTGCGACCTTTGTCAGGCGGGCCTCGGTATATCGCATCGCCGCGGCCGAGTCACCGTCGATGGATCCGAAGTTCCCCTGCCCTTCAACAAGAGTGTATCGATAGCTGAAAGGCTGGGCCATCTTGACGAGGGTATCATAGATCGCCGAGTCTCCGTGGGGATGGTAGTTCTCCATCGTTGCTGCGACGGCTTTGACCGATTTCCGGAATGGCTTATCCGAGGTGTTCCCGGTCCCCCACATCGCATAGAGCGTCCTCCGGTGGACCGGTTTTAACCCGTCGCGGACATCAGGGATGGCACGGCCGATGATGACACTCATCGCATAATCGATGTAACTCTTCTTCATCTCATCCTCGATCGCAACCGGGATGATGTGTGCTCTTCCTTCCTCAGATGTCAAGGTTCTTCACCTCTCCTGCATGGCGTTTGATGAAGTCCTTTCGTGCCGAGACATTCTCGCCCATGAGTTTCTCAAAGATATCGTTTGCATGGATGGCATCCTCGATCATCACCTGCTTAAGGACACGCTTTTCAGGATTCATCGTCGTCTCCCAGAGCTGGTCTGCATTCATCTCACCAAGACCCTTGTATCGCTGAACATGGACGCCGGTCTCCCCCATCTCCTGGAGGGCCTTTCGCATCTCATC
Proteins encoded in this window:
- the gyrA gene encoding DNA gyrase subunit A → MTSEEGRAHIIPVAIEDEMKKSYIDYAMSVIIGRAIPDVRDGLKPVHRRTLYAMWGTGNTSDKPFRKSVKAVAATMENYHPHGDSAIYDTLVKMAQPFSYRYTLVEGQGNFGSIDGDSAAAMRYTEARLTKVAESLLIDIEKQTVDFTPNFDGSTTEPVVLPSRVPNLLVNGTSGIAVGMATNMPPHNLGEVCTLVERFIEDSSLPLNEILSILPGPDFPTGGQIMGRDGIVNAYTTGYGRIIVRGVAEIEIGRRETQHIIITEIPYQVNKARLIEHIAELVREKKIEGISDLRDESDKEGIRIVIDLKKGINADVILNLLYKHTHLQTTFGVINLAIVDGQPKVLPITDLLRHFLAHRVEVIRRRSEFELKKARDRNHILTGLLIALDRIDEVIATIRASPSVEQASLALIDRFSLDEIQADAILKMQLRRLAALERQKIEDEKKALEAEIARLLELLSSEANILRVVKEETASIREQFSDPRRTEIAESAEFLDKEALIEEKQVFVALTEQNYIKRMPLETYRQQRRGGRGIIGMSTKEEDCIASVFVASTHDYLLCFSDKGKAYWLKVYDIPEGSRTSRGKAIVNLLELNNETIQTVIPISSFRSDHFLFFATRNGTVVKIALDQFKNPRQSGINAIKLREGDELVDVKWTDGGRELILTTRHGQSLRFHEETVRAVGRGAMGVKGISLRHGDQLQAVTVVDYDHLLTITEKGYGKRTEFEEFRGHGRGTLGVRNIVTDTRSGMVVASRSVADADEIIVMTASGIVIRTPVDGITIQKRSTRGVRIIRLEDGDRVTGFATITADMLPPEGEEELGDEPDDDQKE
- the glyS gene encoding glycine--tRNA ligase → MVDIYEKVIDLARRRGFVWPSGEIYGSVAGFIDYGPLGAMMKRRIEDVWREFYIIMEGYYEIECPTVGIEPIYLASGHVKGFSDKMFQCPHCRDFFRADHVAEEYEIRNASSLSKEQLTQKLEGKSCVSCKKPLVDIEVFSFNLMFTTSIGPGGSRTGYLRPETAQGIFTDFGRLLRFYRDSLPFGAVQIGRSYRNEISPRQGMIRLREFTQAEAEIFVHPEEKDHPNFDRYADYEMPLYGMDHQVERLDPVSVTMREAVECGLVANEYVAYYLALTHDFMVRIGVDREKLRFRQHLPDERAHYAADCWDAEYLSARFGWVEAVGIADRTDYDLSAHAKVSGEKMTVFIQYPEPRMERRVAVVPKMGLLGPRFKGRAKEVSEKIAAGIPGDDGLRITLDEEIIQIDPELYDVRDEEVLVRGEEVRPHVIEPSYGIDRILYAVLEHSFYQDEVEGEARSVLRLPPSIAPIQVAVFPLMTRDGLDTIARQITDAIKTEGILAEYDDSGAIGRRYRRQDEIGTPFAITVDYESKEDGTVTLRDRDSMQQIRIPIQEIPVTVRRLVRGEMTFPAP
- a CDS encoding UPF0147 family protein; translation: MVPTDNTIRNCVQILQMMTEDNTIPRNIRRIADETRLILLNESDAPGLRAATAISKIDEVSNDPNMPVHARTRIWELVSQLESIPLD
- a CDS encoding Sjogren's syndrome/scleroderma autoantigen 1 family protein, whose product is MAEIDEIMADYLLKGAKMLAKTCPVCHAPLFEYKGERLCVLCANTPQSEDNEDLPPAPLQEEKNDYKEPVIEEIAKPPVPRTTRPSSAEEAITSSISILCQRMAAEPDPSRCLIYMQTIREGAESIRILRGE
- a CDS encoding metal-dependent hydrolase, which produces MYLTYLGHACILCEGTRRVLIDPFIPSGEPAPDADIICVTHAHADHLGQTVSLGKPTVAPNELAKYLAEKGIPTEALNIGGGVEIDGVRIVMVPALHSSWIEDAGSGYYGGPAAGYIITMDGMTIYHAGDTALFSDMKLIADLYHPDVALLPIGGRFTMGPEEAMVAARFIGAPLVIPIHYNTWEKIAQDPVPFKEAIEITTDMKVAILNPGDRIDPSNPKDILHR
- a CDS encoding helicase-related protein; amino-acid sequence: MKTIQHPLIKPGTVESRQYQLAIAMQALEENTLVVLPTGLGKTVVALLVAASRLLNTDGKVLLLAPTKPLVDQHLRFFQNALALQETENDACVSFTGDTKPEKRADIFRRCRICCATPQVIKNDVISGRYSLSDVSLLIVDECHRTTGEYAYTYLAEEYMQTGRDPLILGMTASPGSDRARVAEICTHLGITRVETRDENDADVIPYIHERTVEYIAVPLPEPLRQVVTLIEGMIDTRLGTLTGLNYSLPRRQNLSMKALNQLNATIQERIAAGDPTAYQAASLSAEIMKLRHAVILAESQGSTALRSYIGKLDSEGRSKKGSRASQRMIQDHRFSEVMRIVSGFTGELHPKAGITADIIHDLLLNESESRSIVFASYRDTVTMLVNYLSDEGITACRFVGQASRAEEKGLSQKKQIEAIHRFREGEYPVLVATSIGEEGLDIPSTDLVIFYEAVPSEIRSIQRKGRTGRSSAGRIIVLVTKGTSDEANRWVSNRKEKAMASGVKRLRDRTRQESEQTTLFDEKVDPGEGSTLPGESESTQPLP
- a CDS encoding secondary thiamine-phosphate synthase enzyme YjbQ, producing MYQTRIQIRTSGEGDIINITAALSDAVCTSGIQTGVLHLFVIGSTAALTTIEYEPGALADLRDALGRIAPVSAQYAHDARWGDGNGRSHVRAAILGPSLSIPVSEGKLLLGTWQQAILVELDIRQSRERMIVMTIIP
- a CDS encoding response regulator receiver protein translates to MATSSKQKDLLKLFADITNKTTIVEPMKKIHGTLRDQDAVEREIALIMREILEAGHFKTRLEPIQLARLIALYHAGKNDTEIARSLGDEKLSKTVARARVRLKLFRDLDFKMPFDPAHLEELVASGITMKEVSEKLGISPSTLREYRHVIDEQKDTTLDPYLERIRDVMEDRDLTEQMTLGVTRDSLGDAIDTTEAEMADLT